A stretch of DNA from Aminivibrio pyruvatiphilus:
ATTCGGCCAGGCAGCCTCTTCCGACGCCTCCGCGGCCCCGTCGTCCCCGCTTCCGGCCCGGAAACCGTAATCGGGCAGGATCGCCGTTTTCTCCTGGAGGCCGGCAAGGGTGGAATGAATACCCTCTCCGGGGGCGGCAAGCTCCTCGCTCCCCGTCGTTTTCGCTATGGACCATTCGAGGCCGTCAGGGTAGGCCGAGGCGAACCAGGAGAGCACCCCGCCGGTGAGAACGGCCGCCGCCGCAAGCCCGGCGAGCACCGTCCTGAGGGAAACGTCCCTCAAATGGGTGCGGCCCCCCGCCGCCTCGAGCACCTCGGGCCGGGCCTTCAGCACGAAGAGAATCACCCCAGCGGTGACAAAACCCTCCACGATCCCTATGGCAAGGTGGATCGGCTGCATCAGCAGCACGAAGGTGCCGAAGGGCAGCGCCGAAATCCCCGACGCCACGGTCTGGAGCACCACCGAGAACGCGCCGAGCTGGAGAGCGGTGGCTGACGAAAGGACCGAGGCGGCGAGAATACGGTTCCGGTTCCGCCCTGTCCCGGCGATCAGCCGGTAGATCAGCGGGTAGGCGACGAAGCACGTGAAGAACCCCATGTTGAAGATGTTGCAGCCCAGGGCGAGAAGGCCACCGTCGGCGAAAAAGAGCGCCTGGACCACGAGGACCGAGGCCAGGGTCAGAAAGGCCGCGTAGGGCCCGAGCAGGGCCGCCAGGATCATCCCTCCTCCGAGGTGCCCGCTCGATCCGGTGGCGGGAATGCTGAAATTGATCATCTGGGCCGCGAAGATGAAGGCCCCGAGGACACCCATCAGGGGAATCCTTCCTTCGTCCGGGTCCTCTTTCAGCTTCTTCGCGGACCATGCCACCAGTCCGGCGGTCACCGCCCACATCGCGCCGCCGACTTCAGGGGAAATAAGAGCATCAGCCATATGCATACGAAACACTCCCTTGTGCCACAAAATAAATAAATAGTAGCACTCCGGTGCCGCCTGTCAATGTATTTTTTCGCTTGTCGCCTGTTATCCTGAGCGGAGGCTTCTCATCCCGAACGGAGGCTTGTCATCCCGAACGAGCGAAGCGATCGCGGTCGCGGAGCATCCAAAGTGAAGCGGAGGGCATAGCACCCGGTTTGTCATCCTGAGCGGAGCGATCGCGGAGCATCCCCGGAGGGGGAGGATCTGCCCTTGGTTCTGGAAAATCCTCAAACCGAGATTCTTCGTCGCTGCGCTCCTCAGAATGACATAATCACGGCGTGAGCCACGGGCTTGGGAAGAGATCGCGCTCGCGAAGAACCCGGTTTGTCATCCTGAGGCCGGCATCATGGCCGAAGGATCTCGGGCCTGGCTCCGGTTTCTATTCCGGTATTTTTTGTCGCCCGGCATAATCCCCCCTGGCCCCTGGAACGGTTTGCTGGTATAAAAGCCCCGGAAGGCACGACTCTTTCAGGGAGGCAGACGACATGACCGGCTATTACGGGAAAAAGCTCAGCGGCGCCAGGCTCAGCGAAGTCTACAACACCTCTGTCGAACGGGTCAGGCAGTACCTCGACGGGGAAATCGAATTCGTCCGCCGCCGGCTGCGGGGCGGCGAACGGGTATTGGAGCTTGGCGCGGGCTACGGACGCATCATGAAGCGGATCGCCCCCTTCGTCCACTCCGTCGTGGGGATCGACATCTCCGGGAACTCGGTCGCCTGGGGCAGGGAATACCTGAAGGACCACCCCAACTGCACCCTTCTGGAGGGAGATGTCCACGGCATGGAGTACCGGAGTGAGTTCGACATGGTTCTCTGCCTCCAGAACGGCCTCTCCGCCATAAAGGGAGACCCTGCCGACACCGTGGAGCGGAGCCTCAGGGCCCTCGTTCCGGGAGGAAAAGCCTTTTTCAGCACCTATGCACCGGGCTTCTGGGAGTGGAGGCTCGCCTGGTTCCGCGAACAGGCAGAGAAAGGGCTGATCGGTGAGCTGGACATGGAGCGGACCGTCAACGGGCAGATCGTCTGCAAAGACGGCTTCACCGCCACCACTTTTTCGGAAGACGATCTCCAAGCCCTGGGAAAAAAGACCGGCTCTCCCTTCCGCACGGAAACGGCGGACGGTTCGAGCCTTTTCCTCATAGTCGAAAAGAACTGACGGCCAGGGATGAAAATGCCGTCCTTTCCTATCGATCCGGGAACTCCACCGTGAAAACGCTCCCCCTGCCCGGCTCGCTTTCCGCCAGGATTTTCCAGCCATGGGCCGCGGCGATCCTGTCCACGATGGCGAGGCCGATGCCCGAGCCGCCCGAGCTGCGGCTTCTGGACCGGTCCACCCGATAGAAGCGTTCGAATATGCGGGGCAGCTCCTCCGGGGCCATGCCGATGCCCGTGTCCGACACGGCCAGGCGTGTCCTGTCCCCGTCTCTAAATGCCCGAACGGTGATCGAGCCTCCGGGGGGCGTATACTCCACGGCGTTGGCGAGCAGATTGACGAGCGTCTGGCGCAGCTTGTCCCCGTCGGCGGATACGAAGATCCCTTCCTCCGCCCGGACTTCGAGCGACACTCCCTTGCGAAGGCAGAG
This window harbors:
- a CDS encoding energy-coupling factor ABC transporter permease, with the protein product MHMADALISPEVGGAMWAVTAGLVAWSAKKLKEDPDEGRIPLMGVLGAFIFAAQMINFSIPATGSSGHLGGGMILAALLGPYAAFLTLASVLVVQALFFADGGLLALGCNIFNMGFFTCFVAYPLIYRLIAGTGRNRNRILAASVLSSATALQLGAFSVVLQTVASGISALPFGTFVLLMQPIHLAIGIVEGFVTAGVILFVLKARPEVLEAAGGRTHLRDVSLRTVLAGLAAAAVLTGGVLSWFASAYPDGLEWSIAKTTGSEELAAPGEGIHSTLAGLQEKTAILPDYGFRAGSGDDGAAEASEEAAWPNPDMGTTVSGLAGGAMTLALARLIGFALRRSAGARK
- a CDS encoding class I SAM-dependent methyltransferase; translated protein: MTGYYGKKLSGARLSEVYNTSVERVRQYLDGEIEFVRRRLRGGERVLELGAGYGRIMKRIAPFVHSVVGIDISGNSVAWGREYLKDHPNCTLLEGDVHGMEYRSEFDMVLCLQNGLSAIKGDPADTVERSLRALVPGGKAFFSTYAPGFWEWRLAWFREQAEKGLIGELDMERTVNGQIVCKDGFTATTFSEDDLQALGKKTGSPFRTETADGSSLFLIVEKN